CACATACTTTAATAAGGATGACGATGGATTAGAATTTTCGGTTAAGTTAGGACATTAATCGCAGCAATAGGTTCATCAAATCACAAAGAAATTGAGTTAACAGTTCAAGGATGGGATCCATTCAAGTCAACATATTTCAAATAAGCTTATACATAATGAATGCATTCTAATATTTGAACATATCCACCAGTATCGTTTACACGAATTTGTTGTCCGCCTTTTATAAAGGCTGTTGCATTTTCAATAAACAGCTCTCCTTATGCCTGGTATTCATTATGCATTCCTTTCTATGTCTTTTTTAAACGTATAGATCCGAGAAAATAATTAAATTAGTTACAATAGAGACACTTAAGTATTGAAGTGCTAAAGTTGTAAACAGTTACTCGAGAATAGCCGTATGTTTGAAACTCGTGTAAAATAAAAATACATCTTATCATTATACGGAGGAAGTTAATATGGCAGAGAAAAACCTTACATCAGATCAAATTGAAGAATTACTAACTACATTAAAACTGCGTTTTGAGAAAAACATGGACCGTCATGAAGGACTTAATTGGGAGCAAATCCAAGAAAAACTGGAAGCGAATCCCGAAAAACTGTGGTCACTCAATGAAATGGAAAGAACAGAAGGAGAACCTGACGTGATTGGCCGGGATGAAGAAACTGGCGAATACATTTTTTACGACTGTTCAAAAGAAAGTCCAAAAGGGCGAAGAAGTGTTTGTTATGACCGAGAAGCATTAGAGTCTAGAAAGAAACATAAACCCGAAAATAACGTAATGGATATGGCGGCTGACATGGGCATTGAACTTTTAACTGAAGAACAGTATCGCCACTTACAAAGCCTTGGAAATTTCGATATGAAATCTTCAAGCTGGGTAATAACACCAGAAAAAATTAGAAATCTTGGCGGAGCAATCTTTTGCGATTATCGCTACGATACCGTATTTGTTTATCACAACGGGGCAGACTCCTATTATGCTGCAAGGGGATTCCGTGGCTCGTTAAGAGTATAAGCTATTAATTACGGAACAAATCAAAATCCTTTTATTTAATATTAATTATAGCGCAATATACAGCAGCTACACTCATACCAGTATTACATTTAATTTCTTTACTATATCTGGTCATTTTACCATTTTGGTGAAGCTAAAAAATCGGGCGGTGAAACTTTTGATTAACAAAATAGGACAAATTATGTTGTATGTAAATAATCAAGATGAATCAGTAAAATTTTGGACAGAGAATTTGGGTTTTACTGTTATTCATGAAGAAAATGCACACGGCATAAGATGGATTCAAATTGCACCGACAAAAAGTGCAGAGACGAGTATCATTTTACACAATAAGGAAGTCATTGCTCAAATGTCTCCAGAATTAAACCTTGGGACACCTTCTTTAATGTTTTTCTCAGATCAATTCGACGTATTATATAATAAATTGGTCAATAATAACGTTACGGTGGGAGAAGTTATGAAGATGCCTACAGGCAGAGTATTTAATTTTGCGGATAATGAAGAGAATTACTTTGCGGTAATGGACAAAAGTTAACTTTAACATCAACAAAAACGGCCTTTGCTAGATAATAGCGAAGGCCGTTTTTGTTATTACGTACGCTCGAATCAAGAGGGAAAGTTAACATACCGTTATCGCTTTCTGTCAGCATGCCGTACTCCTTGCTGTTTAAAGCAAACTCTATCCGATTCCCACTTTCAAAGCCAATTATTAAAAGCGGTACGATTGTAAACATCACGTTCCCGATAGGATCTGAATACATAGGCACCCCTCTGCAAACTTGTTTGTATATGATTATACGTTCGCGAGGGAGAATGGTTTCCTTTGGTCAAATATTTTTATAACAGAATTTTACAATGTGTTTAAATAAAATTAACTTGCTATTTCAATAAATATATGTAAATATAGGTGTCAAGACACATGGTTGGTGCTACAATGATTTTGATTATTTCCATTGGAAAACTACCTAATCATTTGTGAAGATTTTCACAACGAAAGGGTAAAGAGAGGGAGTTGGGGTATGAATCTATTAAAGCTACGAACGCAATTACAATCTTTTTTATTGGAGGATATTGGCGATCAAGATATTACGAGCCAAACGATTTTCCCACATACAGAGATGGGAAATGGCGTTTTCATTGCGAAGGAAGATGGAATTATTTCAGGTCTAGGTATCATTCAAGAGGCTTATCATTTGCTAGACCCTTCTATTAAAGTAACTGGGTTTTTTCAGGATGGCGATGTGGTGACTGCCGGGGATAAAATTGCGGAAGTAGCCGGTCCAATCGCACATTTACTTACAGGTGAAAGGGTAATTTTAAATCTTATGCAGCGAATGAGCGGCATTGCGACAGTTGTAAACGAATGTGTGGAAACGCTAAACGATCCTTCCATTCAAGTTTGTGATACGAGAAAGACAATTCCAGGACTGCGTATGTTTGATAAATACGCTGTTGTAAGTGGTGGCGGAAAAAATCATCGGCAAGGATTATATGATGGCGTTATGATTAAGGATAATCATATTGCATTTGCGGGTTCTATTACGAAAGCAGTGCAACGCGTACGGGATAAAATTGGGCATATGGTAAAAATTGAAGTAGAAACAGAAACGAAAGAAGAAGTACTGGAAGCAATTGAAGCAGGCGCGGATGTAATTATGTTTGATAATCGTACACCTGAAGAAGTGAAGGAATTTGTTCAGTATGTGCCGGAAACCATCATTACAGAGGCT
This window of the Sporosarcina ureilytica genome carries:
- a CDS encoding VOC family protein, with product MINKIGQIMLYVNNQDESVKFWTENLGFTVIHEENAHGIRWIQIAPTKSAETSIILHNKEVIAQMSPELNLGTPSLMFFSDQFDVLYNKLVNNNVTVGEVMKMPTGRVFNFADNEENYFAVMDKS
- a CDS encoding DUF4256 domain-containing protein, which produces MAEKNLTSDQIEELLTTLKLRFEKNMDRHEGLNWEQIQEKLEANPEKLWSLNEMERTEGEPDVIGRDEETGEYIFYDCSKESPKGRRSVCYDREALESRKKHKPENNVMDMAADMGIELLTEEQYRHLQSLGNFDMKSSSWVITPEKIRNLGGAIFCDYRYDTVFVYHNGADSYYAARGFRGSLRV
- the nadC gene encoding carboxylating nicotinate-nucleotide diphosphorylase; this translates as MNLLKLRTQLQSFLLEDIGDQDITSQTIFPHTEMGNGVFIAKEDGIISGLGIIQEAYHLLDPSIKVTGFFQDGDVVTAGDKIAEVAGPIAHLLTGERVILNLMQRMSGIATVVNECVETLNDPSIQVCDTRKTIPGLRMFDKYAVVSGGGKNHRQGLYDGVMIKDNHIAFAGSITKAVQRVRDKIGHMVKIEVETETKEEVLEAIEAGADVIMFDNRTPEEVKEFVQYVPETIITEASGGITLKNLATYHGTGVNYISLGFVTHSVKALDISLQVKEDNKK